In Paenibacillus sp. BIC5C1, a genomic segment contains:
- the fsa gene encoding fructose-6-phosphate aldolase, translating into MKFFIDTANLVDIKKAYKIGVLSGVTTNPSLVAKEGVKFEDRIEEILREVPEVESVSAEVTPDAITAEEMIAQADELIKINNNDKNITIKLPMTLAGLEACRYLTKKGVKTNVTLIFTVNQALLAARAGATYVSPFLGRLDDISEDGVQLVAKVAELFRTHNLDAQIIAASVRHPDHVTRVAMAGAHIATVPFSVIEQISKHPLTDQGMEKFAADWKKTVQ; encoded by the coding sequence ATGAAATTTTTCATCGATACAGCAAACTTGGTAGACATCAAAAAAGCATACAAAATCGGTGTACTGTCCGGTGTAACAACAAACCCGTCATTGGTAGCCAAAGAAGGCGTGAAATTTGAAGATCGTATTGAAGAAATTTTGCGTGAGGTACCTGAAGTTGAATCCGTATCTGCAGAAGTAACACCAGATGCAATCACGGCTGAAGAGATGATTGCTCAAGCAGACGAACTGATCAAAATCAATAACAACGACAAAAACATCACAATCAAGCTGCCAATGACACTTGCAGGACTTGAAGCTTGCCGTTACCTGACCAAAAAAGGTGTGAAAACCAACGTAACGTTGATCTTCACAGTGAACCAGGCGCTGCTTGCTGCTCGTGCAGGTGCAACATATGTATCCCCGTTCCTGGGACGTCTTGATGACATCTCCGAAGATGGCGTGCAATTGGTTGCCAAAGTTGCTGAGCTGTTCCGTACACATAACCTGGATGCACAGATCATTGCGGCTTCTGTAAGACATCCGGACCACGTTACACGTGTAGCAATGGCAGGAGCACATATCGCTACTGTTCCATTCTCCGTCATTGAACAAATCTCCAAACACCCACTGACAGATCAAGGCATGGAGAAATTCGCAGCAGACTGGAAAAAAACAGTTCAGTAA
- the zwf gene encoding glucose-6-phosphate dehydrogenase translates to MEPTSIILFGATGDLAKRKIYPALYNLYIEQKLPASFSLIGLGRREWSDEFFQAQVEKSLNEFSRRPADPEVVKSFVQAFRYSVLNISHKEDYIELLNLVEQREAELGIPSNRLFYLSVGPEFFEPIAENIQGSGLGSTEGWKRLVIEKPFGHDLQSARDLNRKLSEAFTEEEIYRIDHYLGKPMVQRLETLHQSNPIMKALWNNRYISNVQITANETVGVEERASYYDHVGAVRDMFQNHMLQLLMMMAIQLPYNSTSEKVGLKKKHIMESIQPLQKQNVGASVIRGQYAEGNIQGKSVNGYAAEPGVAENTMNDTFIAAKLQIDDFFWRGVPFYIRTGKRMKEKSTRIVIEFKEPSGQANVVNGSKPNLLVIEMSPDQSMTLQLNASDPQNKGEFKPVHIDLSPDREDLAEAYENLIHDALHGDPTFFAHWDEVELSWAWVQPILDAFQENLLPLHLYPAGSYGPAESDAMLAAEGHHWWFDQPADQLAEDDIEVPLAVNANL, encoded by the coding sequence ATGGAACCAACGAGCATTATTTTATTTGGTGCGACTGGCGATTTAGCCAAAAGAAAAATATATCCAGCCTTATATAATTTATACATTGAGCAAAAACTTCCGGCATCCTTCTCGCTGATTGGCTTGGGACGCAGAGAATGGTCTGATGAATTCTTTCAGGCACAAGTGGAAAAATCATTAAATGAATTTTCCAGACGCCCTGCTGATCCTGAAGTTGTAAAATCATTCGTACAGGCTTTCCGTTACAGTGTATTGAATATAAGCCATAAGGAAGATTATATAGAGCTGTTAAATTTAGTGGAACAAAGAGAGGCTGAACTTGGCATTCCATCCAATCGTCTGTTCTACCTTTCGGTTGGGCCAGAATTCTTCGAACCCATTGCAGAGAACATTCAGGGTAGTGGACTTGGATCAACTGAGGGCTGGAAACGCCTTGTGATCGAAAAGCCATTTGGACATGATCTACAATCAGCTCGTGACCTGAATCGCAAATTAAGCGAAGCGTTCACCGAAGAGGAAATTTATCGGATTGACCACTATTTGGGCAAACCAATGGTACAACGTCTTGAAACCTTGCATCAGAGCAATCCGATCATGAAGGCGTTGTGGAACAACCGTTATATCTCCAATGTGCAGATCACCGCTAATGAGACTGTTGGCGTGGAAGAACGGGCATCCTATTATGATCATGTAGGCGCTGTGCGTGACATGTTCCAAAATCATATGCTGCAATTGCTTATGATGATGGCGATCCAGCTTCCATATAACAGCACCTCGGAAAAAGTCGGTTTGAAGAAAAAACACATCATGGAATCGATCCAGCCACTGCAAAAGCAAAACGTGGGTGCAAGCGTCATTCGCGGACAGTATGCTGAAGGAAACATTCAAGGCAAATCCGTTAACGGATATGCAGCTGAACCGGGTGTTGCCGAGAATACGATGAATGATACTTTTATTGCTGCCAAATTGCAGATTGATGACTTCTTCTGGCGCGGAGTACCTTTCTATATCCGTACCGGCAAACGAATGAAGGAGAAATCAACTCGCATTGTTATCGAATTCAAGGAACCATCCGGACAGGCTAACGTGGTTAACGGTTCCAAACCGAACCTGCTTGTGATTGAGATGAGTCCTGATCAGAGCATGACGCTGCAGCTGAATGCAAGCGACCCTCAAAACAAAGGGGAGTTCAAACCTGTTCATATCGATCTGTCACCAGATCGTGAGGACCTGGCTGAGGCTTATGAGAACTTAATTCATGACGCATTGCATGGCGATCCAACGTTCTTTGCCCATTGGGATGAAGTAGAACTGTCTTGGGCTTGGGTACAACCTATTCTGGATGCATTCCAGGAGAATTTGCTCCCACTTCATCTGTACCCGGCTGGAAGTTATGGACCAGCAGAGTCGGATGCGATGCTCGCTGCGGAAGGGCACCACTGGTGGTTTGACCAACCTGCCGATCAGCTGGCTGAAGATGATATTGAAGTTCCTCTGGCTGTTAATGCAAATCTGTAA
- a CDS encoding LysR family transcriptional regulator, whose amino-acid sequence MTTNYELYKVFYWAAKTGSLTQAAKALYITQPSVSHAIKQLEESFGLTLFYRNSKGVALTQEGVSLYSYIEQSQILISLAEEKMAALKNLDNGELRIGGSDSLFKHYMLSYLEEFHVLYPNIKLHLSHGTTPEVITFLKEGKIDLGVVRMPIVDPQLEVRESIQLKDCFVAGERYAQLKDKVMTLEMLLEHQLILFSRNSRVRMAITELFNSYGYTLKPEIEVGSVDLLIEFARRGLGISYVTREFISKELEEGSLFEIQLDVALPPSHVGIMTKRNMPISLAANRFMDLIFKAD is encoded by the coding sequence ATGACAACAAATTATGAATTATATAAGGTATTCTATTGGGCTGCCAAAACAGGCAGTTTGACCCAAGCCGCCAAAGCGCTATATATTACTCAACCAAGTGTCAGTCATGCCATTAAACAGTTGGAAGAAAGCTTTGGCCTCACGTTGTTTTACCGAAATTCCAAGGGGGTTGCGTTAACACAGGAAGGTGTAAGTCTGTATTCCTATATTGAACAATCCCAGATTCTGATCTCTCTGGCCGAGGAGAAAATGGCTGCTTTGAAGAATTTAGACAACGGGGAACTAAGGATTGGTGGCAGTGATTCGCTGTTCAAGCATTACATGCTGTCCTATCTGGAAGAATTTCATGTGCTTTACCCTAACATCAAGCTGCATCTAAGTCATGGGACAACGCCGGAAGTCATTACATTTCTTAAAGAAGGCAAAATTGATCTGGGTGTTGTGCGGATGCCCATTGTCGATCCCCAACTTGAGGTCAGGGAAAGTATCCAGCTCAAAGACTGCTTTGTCGCGGGCGAACGTTATGCCCAACTGAAGGATAAAGTTATGACATTAGAAATGCTGCTGGAACATCAACTGATTCTTTTCTCCAGAAACAGCCGGGTTCGGATGGCAATTACGGAGCTGTTCAACAGCTATGGCTACACACTCAAACCTGAAATTGAGGTCGGCAGTGTGGATTTGTTAATCGAGTTTGCTCGGAGGGGATTGGGCATATCGTATGTTACCCGTGAATTTATTTCCAAAGAGCTGGAAGAAGGCTCTCTCTTTGAAATTCAGCTGGATGTTGCCCTGCCCCCTTCACATGTGGGCATCATGACAAAGCGTAATATGCCAATTTCCCTGGCAGCCAACCGGTTTATGGATCTCATTTTCAAGGCAGATTAA
- a CDS encoding cupin domain-containing protein — MTNPILQAPNVQLAADSTAVLNYQRDSRNYITQLFGPQLPTIKNGFFNVHMSKGIIVQPHWHTNVTEMVVLINGEITTSVYDPFKRERISYHLKPGQVSIFPQGWFHWFVAETDDVHLLTIFDQPTPDIVLGADFLAATPPEVAHRAYCIDEEAYRTAVASIKNDAILGPPIGCVDSVSDQAIKASKSSKNSKG, encoded by the coding sequence ATGACTAATCCGATCCTACAAGCCCCGAACGTTCAACTGGCGGCCGATTCGACAGCGGTGTTGAATTATCAGCGTGATTCGCGCAATTATATTACCCAGTTGTTTGGACCGCAGCTGCCTACGATCAAAAATGGATTCTTCAATGTACACATGAGCAAAGGTATTATTGTTCAGCCACACTGGCATACAAATGTGACCGAGATGGTCGTTCTGATTAACGGGGAAATTACCACCTCTGTCTACGATCCGTTTAAGCGGGAGCGGATAAGTTATCACTTGAAGCCAGGTCAGGTTTCGATATTCCCACAAGGATGGTTTCACTGGTTTGTGGCGGAGACCGATGATGTGCACTTGTTGACGATTTTTGATCAACCTACACCGGACATTGTGCTGGGGGCTGACTTCCTGGCTGCAACACCGCCTGAAGTTGCCCATCGTGCGTACTGTATTGATGAGGAGGCTTACAGGACGGCAGTGGCATCCATCAAAAATGACGCTATTTTGGGACCTCCGATTGGATGTGTAGATTCTGTTTCCGATCAGGCGATCAAAGCTTCCAAATCATCCAAAAACTCAAAGGGGTAA
- a CDS encoding ankyrin repeat domain-containing protein produces the protein MFKIGNQGTFETLPDHAMAIYKGDVIAVEEFIKQGMDLEKEITLSKYIALTPLDIALITNQQAVVKLLVDNGVNLNVKDNPAILKAVRYGGEEIISYLHQKGAKLNGLSKVKSNAYDEAYYGNKKNIAVLKGLGLDIQKYGGKTLRKAVSNHDMKMVQYLLDEGVDINYNESDMVYPYKATPLTVAARNNNMKMVQFLVEQGADVTIQEKDGERAYTIAISQKNAEMAEYLKAHEPQDFHNLSNKLHVLKSYKLPNALIRFLSEGPRRIDLPDNSSSVGYIEFFHLIDTVEMKLGRQKLLRISSNADQYSYILIVWNPSKKMIGYADIEHQEIGNICTIPEFLADPSKKLTEFFDQI, from the coding sequence TTGTTCAAAATCGGAAACCAAGGTACGTTTGAAACGTTGCCTGATCACGCCATGGCGATTTATAAGGGAGATGTTATTGCTGTAGAAGAATTCATTAAACAGGGCATGGATCTCGAAAAAGAGATTACGCTCAGCAAATACATAGCATTGACGCCATTGGATATTGCCCTAATCACCAATCAACAGGCAGTGGTCAAGCTTTTGGTGGATAATGGAGTAAACTTGAATGTAAAGGATAATCCAGCGATCCTTAAGGCGGTCAGATATGGCGGGGAAGAGATCATCTCATATTTGCATCAGAAGGGTGCCAAATTGAACGGTTTGAGCAAGGTGAAGTCAAATGCGTATGATGAAGCCTATTACGGTAACAAAAAGAATATCGCAGTGCTGAAGGGCCTCGGACTGGATATTCAAAAATATGGTGGAAAAACGTTACGAAAAGCCGTTTCGAATCACGATATGAAGATGGTCCAGTATTTGCTGGACGAGGGCGTGGACATCAATTACAACGAGTCCGATATGGTGTATCCATATAAGGCAACACCGCTTACGGTAGCAGCTCGCAACAACAATATGAAGATGGTTCAATTTCTGGTGGAACAGGGGGCGGATGTGACCATTCAGGAGAAGGACGGAGAACGAGCATACACGATTGCGATTAGTCAGAAGAATGCGGAAATGGCAGAGTATTTGAAAGCTCATGAGCCGCAAGACTTTCACAATCTGAGCAATAAATTGCATGTACTCAAATCGTACAAGCTGCCTAATGCATTAATCCGTTTTCTATCGGAAGGTCCGCGAAGAATCGACTTGCCAGACAATTCGTCCAGCGTGGGATACATCGAATTCTTCCATCTGATCGATACCGTAGAGATGAAGCTGGGCAGACAGAAACTACTGCGCATATCCTCTAACGCGGATCAGTACTCCTATATCCTGATCGTCTGGAATCCAAGCAAAAAAATGATTGGCTACGCAGATATTGAACATCAGGAGATTGGAAATATATGTACGATCCCTGAATTTCTAGCTGACCCGAGTAAGAAGCTCACAGAATTTTTCGATCAAATATAA
- a CDS encoding MFS transporter has protein sequence MKQMENRSFGKFLLVWFGQLISTIGIGMTAFSLGVYAFEKTHMATVVALITLFTFLPNILLRPIGGVLADRFDRRMMMVIGDLGSAAGLVFIWVMILIGNIELWYLYVGVTFSSMFSAIQSPAYKASATDLLDKDQYSKGSGLMQLAESSKFLFSPIIAGILLSITTIEVILIINMLTYLVAILAVLVIRKSIKAERSNAERKPWLAELNEGWIEVTTNKGVLLLVIIISIITFYLGFLETLIGPMILSFSDSRTLGTFQSVSAIGMLISSLCIGMFILSKKYSKILVLGLVISGLSFSLLGFSTNIYFIIFAGFLFLASLPFVNMSADVLVRNNISNEKQGRVWGIIGILSQLGFIVSYSLAGFLADRVFNPMLVEGGSLASTVGSYIGVGPGRGIALLFIIAGVFVIVIAAITSQLKSIKGLEKGSDVVSTDPTNLAHD, from the coding sequence ATGAAACAGATGGAGAACAGGTCATTTGGCAAATTTCTGTTGGTATGGTTTGGACAGCTCATATCTACAATTGGGATCGGAATGACAGCATTCTCCCTTGGAGTGTACGCATTTGAGAAAACCCATATGGCGACAGTTGTGGCGCTGATTACACTGTTTACCTTTTTGCCTAATATCTTGTTGCGGCCTATAGGTGGAGTCCTTGCAGATCGTTTTGACCGACGTATGATGATGGTCATAGGTGATCTTGGTTCTGCCGCTGGTCTCGTTTTTATCTGGGTCATGATCCTGATCGGAAATATTGAACTATGGTATCTCTATGTTGGCGTCACTTTCAGTTCCATGTTCTCGGCTATTCAAAGTCCAGCCTATAAGGCTTCAGCCACCGATTTGCTCGATAAAGATCAATATTCAAAGGGTAGTGGCCTGATGCAGCTGGCCGAATCATCCAAGTTTTTATTTTCGCCCATTATAGCGGGCATTCTGCTCAGTATAACAACCATTGAAGTCATTCTGATCATTAATATGTTAACGTATCTGGTTGCGATCCTGGCGGTACTTGTTATCCGCAAAAGCATTAAAGCAGAGCGAAGTAATGCTGAGAGGAAACCCTGGCTTGCTGAGCTTAACGAAGGCTGGATTGAAGTCACTACGAATAAAGGCGTGCTTCTGCTTGTTATCATTATTTCAATCATCACATTTTATTTGGGATTTCTTGAGACGCTCATTGGTCCTATGATCTTATCGTTCTCGGATTCAAGGACGCTTGGAACGTTCCAATCTGTGAGCGCGATCGGTATGCTGATCAGTAGTTTATGTATTGGCATGTTCATTCTAAGTAAAAAATATTCAAAAATACTTGTTCTGGGTCTGGTTATATCCGGACTATCATTCTCCCTCTTGGGATTTTCCACCAATATTTATTTCATTATCTTTGCAGGCTTCCTGTTTTTGGCCTCACTTCCTTTTGTCAACATGAGTGCAGATGTATTAGTGCGTAATAACATATCCAACGAGAAACAAGGCAGGGTGTGGGGCATCATTGGCATTTTATCGCAATTAGGTTTTATTGTGTCCTATAGTCTCGCAGGATTTTTGGCAGACCGTGTCTTTAACCCGATGTTGGTGGAAGGTGGATCACTCGCTTCGACCGTAGGATCATATATCGGCGTTGGCCCAGGAAGAGGCATTGCGCTGTTGTTTATTATTGCAGGGGTATTTGTAATCGTTATTGCAGCCATCACTTCTCAACTTAAATCCATTAAGGGGTTAGAGAAGGGGAGCGATGTTGTGTCAACAGACCCCACGAATTTAGCGCATGATTAA
- a CDS encoding ABC transporter ATP-binding protein: protein MTTILEAKNVNKSYSTGEREKHPILKDINFQLKKGEFVCIMGPSGSGKSTLLYNVSGMDQVSSGSVYFGGKKISDLSEKELAQLRLNKMGFIFQNIHLLKNLNLLDNIILSAYQAKKSSRDSINTRAHNLMKKMGINELANHNITQASGGQLQRIAICRALINQPDILFGDEPTGALNSRSTNEIMDILLDINASGTTILIVTHDVKVAARSERVLFMIDGKLVADRNMGKFNKQHDLKARESSLGKWLTDHGF from the coding sequence ATGACTACGATCCTGGAAGCCAAAAACGTGAACAAATCGTACAGTACTGGTGAGCGTGAGAAACATCCTATTTTGAAGGATATTAATTTTCAATTGAAGAAGGGCGAATTTGTCTGCATTATGGGCCCGTCGGGATCAGGAAAATCAACCTTGCTATACAATGTCAGCGGCATGGATCAAGTAAGTAGCGGAAGTGTTTATTTTGGTGGAAAGAAAATTTCGGATCTATCGGAGAAAGAATTGGCACAGCTTCGCTTGAACAAGATGGGATTTATATTTCAGAACATCCATCTGTTGAAAAATCTGAATCTACTCGACAATATCATTCTGTCTGCTTATCAGGCCAAAAAAAGCAGTAGGGATTCCATTAATACACGAGCACACAATTTAATGAAAAAAATGGGGATTAATGAACTGGCCAACCACAATATCACTCAAGCATCGGGTGGACAATTGCAACGGATTGCTATCTGTAGGGCATTGATCAATCAGCCTGATATTCTGTTTGGTGACGAACCCACAGGGGCACTGAATTCACGTTCAACCAATGAAATTATGGATATTCTCTTAGACATTAATGCTTCTGGAACAACTATATTAATCGTTACTCATGACGTCAAAGTCGCAGCTCGATCTGAACGGGTTTTATTCATGATAGACGGTAAACTGGTGGCAGATCGCAACATGGGCAAGTTTAACAAACAGCATGACCTTAAAGCGAGAGAGAGCAGCTTGGGTAAGTGGCTAACGGATCACGGGTTCTAA
- a CDS encoding ABC transporter permease produces the protein MLLRMLKNDLMRKKGINIALFVFILLAALLVSSGTRMIMELTSSIHYLFTESKTPHVVQMHAGKLDKMKVNEWAQANEMVDKHQIVEMINIDGAHLFFGAEAEKNSIMDLDFVVQNQDFDFLLNLDSEIVRVNDGEIAVPVYYLQQKKLGIGDRIHIKDGSFSRTYKIVEFVRDAQMNPSIIHSKRFVISQAEFQTLKQHTGESEYLIEFRLRDSKMISDFTQAYQNTSLPNAGPVVNYNLFQLLNALTDGVVAAVVILVSLILIVIAVLCIRFTMLATIEEDYREISVMKAIGISENDIKKLYLSKYVVMAGLGSIAGFLASLWVNRLFMSNMMLYMGEAPKTWLHYGITLFAAVFIFAIVVFFCNRVLRRFNHISVVEALRSGSMGETKISQNTLNLSQNRWLSVPVFLGLREVIQRMKMFRLLLFVFIISSFIMIVPINFLHTLQAPSFISYMGVGQSDMRIDLRHSEDIEQRYAELIDYVQKDKNVLRYSPLVTSQFKVLNSEGSYDHLSVETGDFDVFPLSYVNGAAPKNENEIALSDANSSDMEKKKGDTLVLIVNGQEKTMTVSGVYQDVTNGGKTAKARLPYNKDRVLWYVVSLDLKDDGSKISDKIAEYEQAFSPAKVTDLKGYLYQTLGGTIHQLKLVTVLAFIVAVLVTILITSLFLKMLVTKDSGDIAVFRSLGFAISTIKFKYVSMSLIVLGVGVLVGTILSNTAGEWLISTIMASFGASHMVFVIDPLQAYVLCPLLLAASIVCTALISIQSIKESSISKMIVE, from the coding sequence ATGCTATTACGTATGTTGAAAAATGATCTTATGAGGAAAAAAGGAATCAACATCGCTCTATTTGTTTTTATTTTACTGGCGGCTTTACTTGTTTCTTCAGGTACACGAATGATTATGGAGTTAACAAGTTCAATTCACTATTTATTTACAGAATCCAAGACACCTCATGTTGTGCAAATGCATGCAGGTAAATTGGATAAAATGAAGGTGAATGAATGGGCACAGGCCAATGAGATGGTAGATAAACACCAGATCGTAGAAATGATTAACATAGACGGTGCTCATTTGTTTTTTGGAGCGGAGGCGGAGAAAAACAGCATTATGGATCTTGATTTTGTTGTACAAAATCAGGATTTTGATTTTCTGCTGAATCTGGATAGTGAGATTGTGCGGGTGAATGATGGAGAAATTGCGGTTCCCGTTTATTACTTGCAGCAGAAGAAATTGGGCATTGGTGACCGTATTCATATTAAAGATGGTTCTTTCAGCAGAACATACAAGATCGTGGAATTTGTACGTGATGCTCAAATGAATCCATCGATCATTCACTCCAAACGTTTTGTCATCAGTCAGGCTGAATTCCAAACCTTGAAGCAACATACGGGAGAGTCGGAGTATCTGATTGAATTTCGTCTTAGAGATTCCAAGATGATCAGCGACTTTACCCAAGCCTATCAAAATACGAGTTTGCCAAACGCTGGTCCTGTGGTGAACTACAATCTGTTTCAGTTGTTGAATGCATTGACTGATGGGGTAGTCGCAGCTGTAGTCATTCTGGTCAGTTTGATCTTGATTGTGATCGCTGTACTCTGCATTCGTTTCACCATGCTCGCCACCATTGAAGAAGATTATCGAGAGATTAGCGTCATGAAAGCTATTGGCATATCCGAGAATGATATTAAGAAACTCTACTTGAGCAAATATGTTGTTATGGCAGGATTGGGCTCCATCGCTGGCTTTCTTGCATCACTATGGGTTAACCGTTTGTTCATGTCCAATATGATGCTCTATATGGGGGAAGCTCCCAAAACATGGTTGCACTACGGCATAACCTTGTTTGCTGCTGTCTTCATTTTTGCCATCGTGGTATTTTTCTGCAACCGTGTACTTCGGCGTTTTAATCACATTTCAGTCGTTGAAGCATTACGTTCGGGCAGTATGGGTGAGACAAAAATAAGTCAAAACACACTAAACTTGTCCCAAAATCGGTGGTTATCGGTTCCAGTTTTTCTGGGTTTAAGAGAAGTCATCCAACGAATGAAAATGTTCCGTTTGCTGTTGTTTGTATTTATTATAAGTTCATTTATTATGATCGTACCTATAAATTTCCTCCATACGTTACAAGCTCCTAGCTTCATTTCTTACATGGGTGTAGGTCAAAGTGATATGCGTATTGATCTAAGGCACTCTGAAGATATCGAACAGCGTTACGCTGAATTAATTGATTATGTTCAAAAGGATAAGAACGTACTTCGATACTCACCTCTTGTCACAAGCCAATTCAAAGTGTTGAACAGTGAAGGTAGCTACGATCATTTAAGCGTAGAGACAGGTGACTTTGATGTTTTTCCTTTGTCTTACGTAAACGGCGCGGCACCGAAAAATGAAAATGAAATTGCTTTGTCTGATGCGAACAGTAGTGACATGGAGAAGAAGAAGGGAGATACCTTGGTACTAATCGTAAATGGACAGGAAAAAACAATGACCGTCAGTGGTGTATATCAGGATGTGACCAATGGTGGAAAGACTGCAAAAGCACGGCTGCCTTATAACAAAGATCGTGTGCTCTGGTATGTCGTAAGTCTTGATTTAAAAGATGACGGTAGTAAAATCTCAGATAAAATTGCGGAATATGAGCAGGCGTTCTCACCTGCAAAGGTGACTGATTTAAAAGGTTACTTATATCAAACGCTTGGAGGAACAATTCATCAGCTTAAGTTGGTTACGGTGTTGGCGTTTATTGTGGCAGTATTGGTTACTATCCTGATCACTTCATTATTCTTGAAAATGCTTGTCACAAAGGATAGCGGTGATATCGCGGTTTTCAGAAGTTTGGGATTTGCCATCTCCACTATTAAATTCAAATATGTATCGATGTCCCTTATTGTTTTGGGTGTAGGGGTCCTTGTAGGAACCATATTATCCAATACGGCAGGCGAGTGGCTGATCAGTACAATAATGGCTTCTTTCGGAGCGTCCCATATGGTCTTTGTCATTGACCCGTTACAAGCGTACGTACTTTGTCCGCTGCTGCTGGCAGCAAGTATTGTCTGTACCGCTCTTATCAGTATTCAATCTATCAAAGAATCCAGCATTTCCAAAATGATTGTCGAATAG
- a CDS encoding serine hydrolase domain-containing protein, which produces MNPSSIPSMLHQIIPPLDLRSCLVSMRGEIIYEHYRNQEAGTHIAKINSCTKSVLSALICIAMDHGWLPEASTPISTFFPQLVSDPDPRKSEITLEQLLTMTAGFNWDEFGGQNSFPRMTRTDHWVNFALEQRLSHVPGTYMEYNSGVSQILSAILMQSTGISVAEFAERYLFGPLGIQQYEWESDPQGVHTGGFGLKLLPEDLLKFGQLFLQQGMWNGQSMISSDHVSRSTKPAITVTPPNHGSYAWHWWVDAYTNETAEAKFTEQPTSILHYYYARGFGGQFVYIVPALELVVVLTNDKRKKEKPPLDVFPKQIAPQLAKLL; this is translated from the coding sequence ATGAATCCTTCATCCATACCATCCATGTTGCATCAAATCATCCCGCCACTGGATCTGCGCAGTTGTTTAGTTAGCATGCGTGGTGAGATCATATACGAGCACTACCGCAATCAAGAAGCAGGCACCCATATTGCCAAAATCAATTCATGTACCAAAAGTGTGCTGTCCGCACTCATCTGTATTGCGATGGATCACGGATGGCTGCCCGAAGCGTCTACTCCAATCTCCACCTTTTTCCCGCAACTGGTGTCAGATCCTGACCCACGTAAATCGGAGATTACGTTAGAGCAGTTATTAACCATGACGGCCGGATTTAACTGGGACGAATTCGGAGGACAGAATTCTTTTCCGCGTATGACTCGTACAGATCACTGGGTGAATTTTGCGTTGGAGCAGCGCTTAAGTCATGTACCAGGTACATATATGGAATACAATTCAGGGGTATCACAGATACTGTCTGCCATCCTCATGCAAAGTACAGGTATATCCGTAGCCGAGTTTGCGGAACGTTATCTGTTTGGCCCCTTGGGAATCCAACAGTACGAATGGGAAAGCGACCCACAGGGTGTACATACCGGGGGTTTTGGCTTAAAGCTGTTGCCGGAGGATTTGCTGAAATTCGGACAACTGTTTTTGCAGCAGGGCATGTGGAACGGGCAGTCGATGATTTCGAGTGATCATGTTAGCCGCTCTACAAAACCTGCCATTACGGTTACTCCACCCAATCATGGTAGTTACGCTTGGCATTGGTGGGTGGATGCTTATACTAACGAAACTGCAGAAGCTAAGTTTACAGAACAGCCCACTTCCATACTTCACTATTATTACGCCCGTGGATTTGGCGGACAATTTGTATATATCGTCCCGGCTTTGGAACTCGTTGTCGTGCTCACCAATGACAAACGAAAGAAGGAAAAACCTCCGCTGGATGTATTCCCCAAACAGATTGCACCTCAATTGGCGAAACTCTTATAA